In Bactrocera oleae isolate idBacOlea1 chromosome 5, idBacOlea1, whole genome shotgun sequence, a genomic segment contains:
- the LOC118679934 gene encoding uncharacterized protein, which yields MDAEMSITPTPTIRSAVTVPRPGATPVAAPRTTTATTVPTAPRRAMRPTPTVVSEPPRLRCPLCCRSHRLQHCPIFKGMTPNQRQQVAQAHGHCLNCLAQTHDTQECVSDIVCQYCDRPHHTLLHRNPRRPVARPSVPRRHDAGRRPQPSHAARPRRRQALAAPRTWRQLHSTSTPHQPLRPQTRRRTGLSNVVATLQQLQRLLG from the coding sequence ATGGACGCTGAAATGTCAATTACCCCTACGCCAACCATACGTTCGGCTGTCactgtgccgcgccctggggctACCCCCGTAGCAGCGCcacgaacaacaacagcaacaactgtaCCGACAGCTCCACGACGTGCCATGCGCCCAACGCCTACTGTAGTTTCGGAGCCGCCTCGCCTCCGCTGCCCGCTCTGTTGCCGTTCACACCGGCTGCAGCACTGTCCCATTTTTAAGGGTATGACACCCAATCAACGTCAGCAGGTGGCCCAGGCACATGGGCACTGTTTGAATTGTTTGGCCCAGACGCATGACACGCAGGAATGCGTGTCTGATATCGTGTGCCAATACTGCGACAGGCCGCATCATACCTTGCTGCATCGAAACCCAAGGCGCCCTGTCGCACGGCCCTCAGTACCCCGCCGCCATGATGCAGGCCGTCGTCCACAGCCAAGCCATGCAGCACGACCCCGTCGACGACAAGCACTCGCCGCACCCCGTACTTGGCGTCAGCTCCATAGCACCTCAACACCACACCAACCCTTAAGGCCGCAGACTCGCCGCAGGACAGGCCTCAGCAACGTCGTGGCAACGCTGCAACAACTccagcgactgctaggctga